The genomic interval AAATTTAGGAAACATACTTGATAATATGGCGCAAACACTGGAGTCAAGATCGCGAGTATACAAAGAAATCAGGTCAGCTACCGCCGAAGGGAAATCTGTTGCGTACATACTGCCATTAATGCCTGTTATTATGTGTGGAATGATGTCTCTCATTATTCCCGGCTTTTTAAATCCACTGTTTACGGTTTTTGGTTTAATTTTATTAGGTGTTGTCGGTGGCATTATATTTATTGGGATTATGATTATAAAACGACTGACAACGATTAAGGTGTGATGGAAATTGGGAGGATTTCAGGCAGCAATTGTTTTAATCATTCTTATTTTAATTTCACTACTGTTTGCATCCATATTTCTATATATTTATTTTACAAAGAAAATCAATCTGCAAAAACGTTGGGAAAAGAATATGAAAAAACAGCCCCGGGTCAAACTGACACACCGAATAAAAAAACGGTTATTGGCATGGGGGGCTAACATGGGGCCTAGGGCTTCATCGCTATTATCATTCAGGAATACCGAGAAGGACAAAAAGCAACTACATTTGGCTGGATCAAACATGACTTTAAATACTTTTTACGGTTTGAAATTGGTGCTGGTGTTTTTAGGAGCTATATTTTTCTTTGTTTCGTTTATTCTTGGCTCCACCATGCTTCTTTTGCTTTCGGTTTTGCTCTGTTTTGCTGCTTTTATGGCACCGGATATTTATATAAGCATGAAGGCTAAAGAGCGCCAACGAAGAATAGGTGAGGAAATGCCTGACTTTTTGGATACCATTAGTGTGATGTTGGAGGCGGGCAGTTCCTTAGATGGATCGTTGAAAACAAGCACGAAATATATGGAAGGTCCACTTTTTGAAGAAATAAAAAAGTTTAATCAAGAAATTGAACTTGGTGTGCCTAGGAAAACAGCCTATCTTCATTTGATGAATCGAAATAATTCCAAGGAGCTTCAGGCCTTGGTGCAAGCACTTATTCAAGGAAATGAGCTTGGTGTTCCTGTAGCCCAAACATTTAGTGTTCAAGCTGAAGATCTTAGGTCAAGCAGAGGTAGTCTGGCAAAGGAAAAGGCAGCCAAAGCCAATCCAAAAATCTCATTAGTGACAACGTTTTTGATTGCACCATCGATTTTCTTTTTGCTTATAGGACTGATGATTTTGAATATGATTTATAATCCTGATTCATTTGGGGTTACTAATATTTTTAATTAAAAGGGAGAGGATTGACATGTTACAAACAATTGGAACAAAAATTTACGGGATGTTCCATTTAGCAAAAGCGCGATTAAACAATGAAGACGGAGCGGAATTGATGGAATGGATTGGTATGTGCTTAGTGGTTTTGGCGCTTATGGGGGCAATCATTACTTTCTTTAATAGTAGTGGAAGTGAAGGCATAGGGGAAAAAATACAAGATTTTATCACCACTCAGATTGGTAATCTTTCCAATGATGGTTGATCAACCATTTATTCCGATTCATTTCTAATGGGGTGCCCAGTATGAAAAAGTATCTAAAAAATGAACGAGGTTCTCAAACGTTGGAATTTGTTGGCATGTTCCCATTGATTGTCATTGCTGCACTTGTTGCCTGGCAAATTTTAATGGCCGGATATACGATGATTGTTGGTGAAGCAGCTGCCCGTGATGCGGCGCGGGTTGCAAGTGTTGATGGTAATTATGAACAGGCGGCGAGGAATTCTGCAAGTGGTCTTTACGTGAGTAGCCGAAAATCAGACTTAGGCGATAGTGTTGAGGTGACTGTTACAACTAAGGTTCCTACTTTAAAAATTCCTATTTGGGAAAATCCGAATTTTGAAATCGAGGCATCTGCTATCATGCCCGTGGAATCTGGTGAAGAAGACGATGACTAAAAACGAACTAAGAAATGAAAAAGGTTCCACCACGCTTATGATGATGGGACTGCTGCTAGGTATTATTTTAATGGGATTCGTTTTCTTTGATATGTCTAGTGTCTTAATGGAACGACGCATCTCTCAAACTGGCAGTGATGCGGCTGCTATTGCCGCTGCACAAGAAGCTGAAAAATCTTATCAGGAAGTACTGGAAGAGGAAACAAGGGTTGAATTGACAGATTTACATGAGCGTACAGAGGATTATAAAGAAGACTGGGAGGAATCAGTTGGCGACGATGAAAGTAGTGTCTCATGGGGAGATGCATTTGACGAATGGATCAATAATTTGGAAGAAGAATTCGATGACAGGTCCATGCCTGCAAGTATAGTAAACTACTTAAAAGGGGCTAATTCCGGGGTTGATATTGACGAGGCAATCAAGTTTTTATGGGACACTGACAGTTTGTCAAATCTAGTCTGCGATGCAGTTAGCAGCCATACAGAAGAGATCCGGGAAGCTGCCCAACATTATGCAGATCTAAATGGAATTGAGAATGATATCTCGATTGTTTTTCCCGTTGAAAATGGGGATGAAGGTTTCAAGGTTGGTGTACGCACAAAGAGTACAATAAATGATTCTTTCCTTAATAGTGTTAACACAGAACAGCTAAAGGTTCCGGCACATGCAATTGTTAATATTCAGCAACCGGAAGGCATGAACATCATTTGCGATTGAGCACTATCATAAGGTAAAGCAAGTGAGCACAGGTGGTGTCGTATGAAAAAACAATTGTTAGGGTTATTTGTATTGTTATTGTTCATGTCTCCTTCGACTATTTTCGCCTCGGGCAATGTGAAAATAATTGGTGAAATAGAAATGGAAGGCGATCACCCTACACTATCAGATGGTGAAGTCAGTGAAACGGAATGGCGGGAGGGGCTGCCCGGTGGAACTGACGGGAGCGGCAGTGAAGAACCGGGGTCTCCCGATTCTGATGGGGGTCTCGTAGATTGGCTGGCTGATTTATGGGATGACGCAGTAGATGCCGGCGAGAAAGTCTGGGATTCACTAAAGGATGGTGCCAAAGTAACATGGGATACCATTGCCGGCGGTGCGGAAGCTAGTTGGGATTTTATTAAAAATGTCGGTGTATCCATTTCGGATTGGTATAATGATCTGCCGGATTGGGGTCAGGATCTGATAAAAACAATCGGTGCAGTCATCATTGGGGCTGCGATTGTTATAGGTGTCATAGTTGGAGGAGCTGCCTTATTAGGTATCACTATAGCCGTGGGGAGTGTAATCGCTGGAGCAATAGCAGGAGCGGTTTTATTAGGTGGCGGCTATTTTGCATTAAATGGTGGAACCGATGACTTTTCCTTCTCACATGCACTTATGTGGGCTACCGGTGGCGGATTTTTAGGCGGATTTGCATTTACATCGGCAGGAAGTGCAGTTGTTACCGCACTTGCGCGAAGGTTAGCACCTACATTTGCTCAGAAGCTATATTTGATTTTTCAATTAGGTGGAAGAGGAATGGCTGCACGTTTTTTGTTAGGTACCTGGTTGAGGAATTCAGTTGTACCTATGAGTGGATTAATAATATTTGAAGGGCTAAATATTTTCATGACTGGTGAACTACCTTCTGCAAGGAATTTTGCATCTAATACCATTCTTACATTATTAACAGCTCCAATAGGAGGTCATTTTACCAACAAGGCAATATCATCATTTGGAAATAAAAAGATTGTTAATGGAGTATTGTCGGCTTCAGCTGGGATGAATATTGGCGGCGCATCAAGTTATTTGCTTGAATCAGCAGGATCGGGAAGCGGATCATGGATAGACTATGTAGGTGGTATGGCTACTGCAGGATTATTTATGAGGCTTAGACCGACAGTGAATAAATATATGACTGATAAAACAAGGGAAATAGGGTATGAAGTGTTACAAAAATCTACTGGTGGTCAGCTGTCGAATATTCTTAAAGGAAAACCAAATATTATCAATGGTTTCCAAGAACCTACTAATACTAAATATTATAGAAAAACACCAAAGAGTTTTAATTTAAATGGATCAGTGGATCCTAATTTGTCATATGATTCGTTACAAAATAAAAATAAGTTAACTCAGCAAGAACAAAAGGCATTACAAGATTATCTGCAAAGTATAGGGGAAAAATGATTTGAATAGATAATATGTAGTATTATTGTTTATTCTTGTATAAAGGGTGGTTATGTTTGAACGACAAGTTGTGGAAAACGATACAAATTTCCAGTTTTATATTAATCTTGGCATTAATTATAATGACCATTATCGTATCACCACTTGAGCCACTGCCAGGTGGAGGATGGGAAATTACATTTCCAAGTAAGGCTTACCAAATTATTGGAATTGTGGTCATTATAGCACTTGGTCTGACATGGGTTTTTGCTACCTATGTTCGAAAAGAAGGAGAAGTATCAATGAAGGCTGTTAAGAGTGGACTTTTCTTCATTGTTGGCTTTGGATTATTTTATTTATTGTTACAGATCATTAATTCTTAATTCCGCGTACAAAATTATTAATATCCGGGGAACCAAAAGGAGTAAACACCATTAGCTATGGAGCAAAATCGGTAGAGGGTAGCCCATGGTGAAACATATCTATTAATCTTTTAAAAGAAAAGCAGGTACGGAAATCGGTGATATCATTAATCAAAAAACTGATTATATGAAAAAGCTATAACTCGTCAATGAAAAGGCAGTTTCAAGTTACAGATGAAAGCAGGATTTGGGACATTTTATCCTAGATCGGAGAGGTTCTTGCGTATATGAGGTGTTGTATTTGAACGATAAGTTGTGGAAGTCGATACAGTTTTCAAGTATGATATTGTTTTTAGGGGTATTTATAGGGGTAATTTTAGTCTCGGATCTCGAGCCTAAGCCGGATGGTGGCTGGCATGCAACATTTCCCAGTAAAACTGTCCAATTGACAGCATTAGGACTCTCGATTGTACTTTTTCTGACATGGGTATTTG from Lentibacillus cibarius carries:
- a CDS encoding type II secretion system F family protein; the encoded protein is MGGFQAAIVLIILILISLLFASIFLYIYFTKKINLQKRWEKNMKKQPRVKLTHRIKKRLLAWGANMGPRASSLLSFRNTEKDKKQLHLAGSNMTLNTFYGLKLVLVFLGAIFFFVSFILGSTMLLLLSVLLCFAAFMAPDIYISMKAKERQRRIGEEMPDFLDTISVMLEAGSSLDGSLKTSTKYMEGPLFEEIKKFNQEIELGVPRKTAYLHLMNRNNSKELQALVQALIQGNELGVPVAQTFSVQAEDLRSSRGSLAKEKAAKANPKISLVTTFLIAPSIFFLLIGLMILNMIYNPDSFGVTNIFN
- a CDS encoding pilus assembly protein TadE, producing MKKYLKNERGSQTLEFVGMFPLIVIAALVAWQILMAGYTMIVGEAAARDAARVASVDGNYEQAARNSASGLYVSSRKSDLGDSVEVTVTTKVPTLKIPIWENPNFEIEASAIMPVESGEEDDD
- a CDS encoding pilus assembly protein TadG-related protein; this translates as MTKNELRNEKGSTTLMMMGLLLGIILMGFVFFDMSSVLMERRISQTGSDAAAIAAAQEAEKSYQEVLEEETRVELTDLHERTEDYKEDWEESVGDDESSVSWGDAFDEWINNLEEEFDDRSMPASIVNYLKGANSGVDIDEAIKFLWDTDSLSNLVCDAVSSHTEEIREAAQHYADLNGIENDISIVFPVENGDEGFKVGVRTKSTINDSFLNSVNTEQLKVPAHAIVNIQQPEGMNIICD